Sequence from the Desulfofalx alkaliphila DSM 12257 genome:
AGAAAAACACCTTTTCTCCCTCCTAAACAAATTGATATATTTATTTTACAGCTGCAGTTAGTAACTGGCAACCCGCCCAAAACCTCTCTCTTACCCACAGGTACAGCCGGGCAAAAAAAATGACCAGCGTTTTCGCTTGGTCCAAGTAAATTAATGCAGGCGCGGTGTATATTATACACCACCTTAATAGTAGCATATTTCGCTAGAAAATAATAGAACCTTGTCAATATTTCGCAATAGGAAAAAAATAAAAAATTTTCACTATAGTCAAAAAAGGGTTTTCAGGCAGGAGCATGGCACTTTTAATCGAATGTTGTTTTGTGGAATAATATATATAATGTATAAAAATTCATTCAAGGAGCATTGGTATGCCTGCGATTTTGGGTAAAAAAATAATAGTTGTGGGCGGCGGAGCCGCCGGTTTAATGGCAGCCCTGGCTGCAGCCAATAACGGAGCCCAGGTTAAGGTGCTGGAACGTATGAATAGAGTGGGCAAAAAAATACTGGCCACCGGAAATGGGCGTTGCAATTTTACTAATATAAGCTCTAACATAGAGCGTTATTATCACGGAAAAAATCCCAGGTTTGTTTACGGAGCACTAAACAAGTTTAATGTGCAGCAAACAATGGAGTATTTTGAGTACCTGGGAATAGCGGCCAAAGTTGAGGAAGGCGGTAAAGTTTACCCCATGTCAGATCAGTCTTCCAGTGTATTAGATGTTCTGCGCTACCAACTGGAAAAACTGCATGTAACCACCGTTACCGATGCTGAGGTTGAAAATATCCATGTCAGTGAGGGTGAATTTATCGTAGACACCAAAGAAAAGGGAAGGTTTATTTCCCAGCGCCTAATATTGGCAACGGGCGGCAAAAGTTATCCCAACTTAGGGTCAAACGGCAGCGGCTACCAACTGGCAAAAAATCTGGGGCATCGCCTTGTGGAACCATTTCCTGCACTGGTGCAAGTGAAGCTGGCAGAAAAATTCTATAAACAAATTAAAGGCATAAAGTTTGTAGGAGACCTTGAAGTGGTGGTCAACGAAAAAACTATAATTAAGGCCACCGGGGAAATTTTATTTACCGAATATGGTATTTCCGGCCCGCCGGTACTGGCGGTGAGCAGAAAAGTTAATGAGATGCTGCGGAGCAATAAAAAGGTATATTTAAAACCGGTTATTTTAAAACAATTTACTCCTGGGCAGTTAGAACAAATGCTGCTTTATCGCTTTCAAACCCAGCCCCAGAAAACCTTGGCATTTAGTTTTGTGGGCCTGATTAATAAGCAGTTGGCCCCTGTGCTCTTGAAAGAGGCAGGTATAAAAGATATTAATAAACCGGCAGGGGACGTCACTGCCTCCGAAATTAAACAAATAGTATCAATATTGCAGGACTGGAGGCTTAAAGCCACCGGAACCAAAGGTTGGAATTCTGCCCAAGTTACTGCAGGGGGTGTTGATGTTCAGGATGTAAACCCAAAGACAATGGAATCTAAACTTGTACCCGGTTTATTTTTTGCCGGTGAACTGTTGGATATAGACGGAGATTGTGGTGGATTTAATTTGCAATGGGCCTGGTCATCGGGATATGTGGCAGGTGAAAATGCGGCCGTTTTATAGAGTTAACAAAAGTAAAATAAAAATTGAATATTATAAAAGGAATTCTTTGTTTTTTGGTGTAATATGTAAATATTTGATTATCCTGATGGGGGGGTAGTAAAATGGGAGAAAAGGGAGATTTGCGACAGTTAATTCTTAACGAGCTGAAAGACCTCAAAGAGTATCAAGAAAAAGTTAAGGACCACAAATATTTTAGTGCCAATGAAATAGATTATTTGCACTTTTATGATCAGTTTATTAAACAATTTTCAAAGGAGCAAATACTTGAGCAGTTAAACAAGCTGTACGATGAAGGGATTATTTCTGCGGTAAGAAACCCTAGGGGTGAGTTATTTGATATTCGCCTAAAGTAAAAAAAGCCGGGTGATTAAACCGGGCTTTAGTTTGCGTTCAGCATATGCCTTATGGCTAATTTTAAGTCCGCCAGCTCATGGTCGCTTAACGAACAACTGCAATGGGGGCAACCAATTAAATCTTCTTTTAGAATATCATGGGGGTTAAGACTAAATTGCATTTGGCAATTGGGGCAAGTAAAGTCAACCTTTATTTCCTTCAAAAGCAGCACCTCCTAAGTGTTATTATACACTTATATGCTAAAAGGAAAACTCCTTCCCCAAAACGAAGAATATTATTTAATAATTGAGGTAGCAATGAATGGATTATTAAGGGATGAAGTAATTAAATACATTAGAGACTTGATGCCCCCAAGGGATGAACTGTTGGTAAATATGGAATTGGAAGCAGCCCAAAAGATGGTGCCTATTGTTGAGCCGGAAGTGGCACAAATGCTTTATTGGCTGGCCTTGTCCCACAATGTTACCCGGGTGCTGGAAGTTGGCACTGCCATAGGTTACTCTACCCTTTGGCTGGCCAAAGCCGTTTTACCCAGGGGTGGTAGCATTACAACCATAGAAATTAATAAACCCCGTTATGAATCGGCCAAAAGCAACTTTAAAAGAGCGGGAGTAGAAGATGATATTAATTTAATCTTCGGTGATGCCAGAGAGTTAATTTATGAAATGACCGGTCCCTATGATTTTATATTTTTGGATGCTGCTAAAGGGAAGTATTTAGATTTTTTAGAGCAGTGCATAAACATTTTAACTCCCGGCGGTTTGTTGGTGGCTGATGATGTCTTTATGCGGGGAATGGTAATATCAGGGGAGGTGGATAAAAAAAGAAACAAAACAGCAGTTAAAAGGCTGCGGGATTATTTAAAGGCAGTGACAGGGCATCCGCAATTGGAAACGGTGATCATTCCCTTTAGCGACGGGTTGGCGTTGAGTTATAAAAAATAAAAGGGGCTAAAATGCTTTACTGATGGGAACTAGATGATTTTACAAACATGTTATCGGTTTCTTATATGTTGATTAATTAAATAAACTAAATTATAATTATTGTCGAATACCTATTTAAAGTGTCGTTTTTAGGTATTATTCCGGCAAGAACAGACACTGCCGGGAAAAATAACAAAATATAGTATTTTAAGGGGGGTATCTTAGTTGTTTTTGACGGTCTTTATTTATCTATCCATTATTGCATTTGTAGGCTTATCTTTATACAAAGCCTACCAGTTTTCTAAAATGCCTATGCATGGGCGCTGGGAACTGTATCCGGTGCCAAAGGAGCCTGACGGAAAAGGTCATTATGGCGGTTCTTACTATGAGGATTTAGAGTGGTGGAATAAGCCCAGGAGAGTTTCCTATGTTGGCGAACTAGTGGACATGGCCAAAGAAATGCTCTTCATCAAAAACTTGTTTGTTAACCAAAGGCGTCAATGGTGGATTTGCTATGCAATGCACCTAGGTATTTACCTGCTGGTTTTATGGGCAGTTATGCTCTTGGTGGGTGCCATTACCATACTGTCCGGCGGTGCTGTGGCAGCCGATGCCGGTAGCTGGGGTGCCCTGGTATACTACGTAACATTTCTTTCCGGTGCTGCCGGTGCTATTTTATTGGCGGTGGGCTCCATCGGTATGTACCTGAAGAGAAGCTTTAGTGAAACCTTAAACAAATACACCACTCCACTGGAGTATTTTAACCTGTTCTTCCTGTTTGTTGTGGCACTGTCCGGTATAATAGTATGGGCCGGAGATATTGGTTTCAATTATGGTAGGGAAATTATGGTGGCACTGCTCACATTCTCTCCCATCCAGGCTGATCTTGCACTGACTGTTCATATTTTGCTGTTAGGTGCAGTAATGATTTACATTCCGCAAACCAAGATGAGCCATTATGTGGGCAAATACTTTGCTTTCCACAAGGTGCTGTGGGAAAATGAACCTAACTTGAGAAACTCTAAGATGGAACGTATCGTTAAAGAGGCTCTTAGCTATAAGCCCAAGGCATCCTGGTCTGCACCGCACATAAACCCGGGTGCTGCTGCTAAAAAAGATTAATTATACTATCTGGATTGGAGGATAGATACTAAATGAAACCACAAGATTTTGGTAAGCCCTCTGAGCAGTTGTTTAAGCTGGACAAGCTGATGCCACTGCCGGCACCTTACGATAAACCGGGAATGGAACCGGACTTTAAAGAGTTAAGGGATTCATGGAAAGAAGGATATTGCTCTACCTTAGATGGTTTTGTAGGAAACGATACACTGGTGAGGCCGAAAACCAAAGAGGAAGAGGATGAAATGGTGAAGAAGTTTCTCAGCGGCCTTGAGAAGCTGTTTTCTGATGAAACTAACCGTGTTTACTTACAACCTTTGGCCTTGTCCTTTGAATACTGTGCTAAGTGCAATACCTGCTCTGAAGCCTGTCATGTTTTCAAGGCCAGCGGTGGTGTAGAAGCCTACAGGCCAATTTTCCGTTCAGAGGTATTGCGCAGCATTTATAGAAAGCATAAGCAGGGTGGAAGTCTTATCAGCAGGTTTATTGGCGGAGATATTGACATTAACTATGAGACCGTTATGCGTTTGGGCGAACTGGCATACCGCTGTAACCTCTGCCGTCGTTGTGCTCAAACCTGTCCACTGGGATTGGATAATGGTTTATTAACAAGGGAAATCAGAAAAATATTCAGTATGGAAATGGGTATTGCTCCTAAACCGCTTCATGAGAGTGGTACAGTAAAACAACTAGAGACCGGCTCCAGCACAGGCATTACCAAAGAGGCATTTATGGACCTAATTGAATTCATGGAAGAAGATATTGAAGAAAGAACCGGCAAGAAATATAAGGTACCGGTGGACAAAAAGGGTGCAGATATTCTCTTGGTACACAACGCCGGTGAGTACATGGCATGGCCGGAAAACCCAGCAGCCTTTACCATCATTTTTGAAGAAGCCGGCTTAGATTGGACGCTAAGCAGTGACATGATCGGCTATGACAACGTTAACTACGGTCTCTTTTACGATGATGCCCAAGGAAGAAAAATTGGGGCGGCTCAATTAAAAGCTGCTAAGGAGCTTGGGGTTAGAAGAATAGTTCAAGCTGAATGTGGACACGCCCACAAAGCTTCCTTGGTAAGTATGGACCGCATTATGGTTGGGGAGGACAACATCCCCCGCGAAAGTTTCTTGCCGCTATTGGCTGACTTAATTAAGAAAAATGTGTTTAAATTGGACCCCACGAGAAATAACTTCCCTGTTACCTTGCACGACCCTTGTAACATGGCGCGTATGATGGGAATTATAAAGCCCCAGCGGGAAATATTAAAGGCTATAGCTCCCCAGTTTAGGGAAATGACTCCTCATGGGGTAAACAATTATTGCTGTGGTGGTGGCAGTGGTTTTGCCATCATGAACTCCTTTAACTTCACAGATTTTAGAAACAAGGTATCCAGCAGAATGAAATTTAAGCAAATACTGGAGGCATTCCAGGATTCCATTGAAGATGTGGAAACTCCCAAATATGTGGTTGCACCTTGTTCGAACTGTAAAGGTGCCATCAGGGACATCCTGGCATATTACCAAGCCACTGCTAAATTCAATGTGCATTACGGTGGCCTGGTTGAGCTAGTGGTAAATGCCATGGTAGACCTGGATAAGCCATTCTTGGAATTCTTACTGGACGATGAAGATATGATGTTTTAAAATTAACTGACTATTTTACAAATGTGCCCGGGCTTAATGCCTGGGCCTTTTATTGCTTATTGCAGTATGGCCCCTGGATTTTCTACGGCTGATGTAAGATTATGGGCCAGTTCCAGCAGCTCTTGGGCAGAGTCAAGCAAAGGGAATGCCTTATTGTGGCCAAGGGCTGTACAAATAAAAGGAAAAGCAGAAAAGTAAATGTCTGCCAGCCGCACCAGTAGCATAGAGGCTGCCACCAATTCTTCTTCATCTAATGCTGAATAGATGGTCTCAATTAGTTCGCCCATGGCTACAAAATAAGTGTGGTACCTTAAATGCAGTTGATTGACTGACATATCCGGGTTTATATTAAAGAAGTTCATTAGGTGATAAATATAGTCATGATAGTACCTTTCGCCCATGGCTATATATCGTATTCTGGGGTTGGCTCTATGGCCGGCAATGGCCAGGGCATCACTGAGGTGGTAATATGCTTCCCTGTTTTCTTTGGGATCCTTTATACTAAGGTTTTCAGCTATAATTAAACTGGCCTTGATTTCAAAGTCGGCTTGTTTATCAATAGTATCATATTCCTCCTGACAGATGCTTTGGCTGCAGCTATAGCTTGTTGTTTTGATACCGAATTGTCTTTCCCTTTCTTTTTTTACAGCTAAATCCATGGCTTCGGAATTATAAAACTTCTCAATACGTTCAGTTACTTCTTTATAAGGAAGCTGAAATTGCTGCAGATATAAAAACTCCATCCCGCTTATAACGGCATTTTCAAATCGTTCTCCGGACTTATCCAGTTTGTTAGACAAGTGTATGTTTAAAGAAATGGTTTTTTGTTCTCGCCAGCCGGGGTTTGTTTTTTCCAGTATTTTGTAAACATATTCTTGGGTTAAGAGCCAAAAGGCAGCTTTTCGCGTAACATCAACTACAATTAAAAATACCGGTATTTTAACTTCATGGTAGTAATATGACAGTAAGTTTGTTTCCATTGGAATACTTAAATAATCACGACCGTACGATGGTTTCTTTGTACCTTTAACATTTACTCCGAAAAACACCCCGGTGGATTTGTTGTTTTTCATAATTTCAATATTATAATCAATGGCGTAATCTGGGCATTTTTCCCGTGGAACCCATGAGTTAGGGAGAGCACCAAGAAAAATCCTGTGTGCCAGGGTAGAAGTTAATTGTGCATTTCCTGAGGGTTCACCTGTCATTTGGTCTGCATAATCCACAATACGACACGTCACATCGCAACCCCCCTTGGATATAGCGAATGGTAAAAGAAATAGATTTACGCTAAAACTATAATGCGATATCGCTATACCTATCTTGTAGCAATAATAACAAAGTATAGTGGTAATTGTAAAGTGTTTTCTGAATAATATTATAATTTTTTAAACTACCTCAATGTGACATGTGTATTATTGTGGCAAAAGAAACTTATAACTAACTTAATGAACTATCACCATGAAGCCATTTTCAAACTCTTTACTAATCCTATTCATAATATCGTTGGGAAGCAGAATACAACTGTAGGCCCTGGGCAGCGATAACCGGCGGTGGTTATCTTCCTGGGAATGGGTTGTGGCGTGTAACAGTATATCGGTATTCAGTTTCACCCAGGGTAAACTTTCTTTATTATCATGGGCAATGGCTCTTCCCCGGCCGCTTTCGTACATGGTTACCCGGGGTAATTTATCAAGCTCCCCGGTGAACCAAGCTTCTGCCTGGCCTAACTCTTTCTTACCTTCCATCAACCAGACCAAACAGGGGTTACCTGCCTTTATCTCTAACCACCGCTGGTTTCCGATGTTGGTGGTTTTAAAAGATAAATGAAAATCAATTTTTTCCTGGTAAATAGAGGTGATGCGGGCTTTAATTTGATACTGGGTATTTGGCGAAAGAATTCTCCGTGGCTTATACTGCAGGGTGTACTTATCTATTTGTATTTCCCCGTCTAAATTGCCGGTTACTGCTGCTTCTTTAATGGGTTGGTTGGTGGTGATTTTTATGGTCCTGCTTAACCATAGGCTATTGTCCCCTCCCCTGGGATAGGTTTCGGTCACTTTAAACTGTGGTGCAGTGGTAAAGGATGCTTGATATTCTTTATTGCTGGTTAGACGGTATTTGCTTTTTATACCCGGTTTAACAGTAATCTTGTAAATTTTTTGATATTGCAGCTGCTCATCCGGTATAAACTGCCAACGGGAGCTGTCATTTTCTAAAGGATAAAATTTACCTTCAGCATCTATGGTAACCATTTCGTTAAGGCTCTTTTGTTCTATTGGGGTATTAAAGGTGAGTGTAATCGGTCCCTTGGTAGGTGCATTTTTCTCCGGATATATTGACACCAATTCAGGTATAACTTCGCTCAATACAGTTCCCTTTTTTGTAACGGTAAAGGGCGGTATTAAAGCTTTGGCCTTTTTAAATGAGTAATGGTATTTTATTCCCCGCGGATAATCTTCATTAATTAGAACCTTTAAATGAAAGGGTGATTGCCAGCTGTATGAGTAATTAACCCCTTTGCCCGGTATTTCAGAGGTAATGGTGAAGCCTTCCATTGCCTTGCTGCCCATGGGTGATAAAAAATAGTATTCTAGACTAATTTGATCAGCACTGACCCGCTCAGTCTTTACCCAAACCAAATGGCCCATTATTAGCCATAGGGTAAGCATTGATACTATAGCAAGGGCATATAGTTTCATTTGCCTAAAGGTAATATGTAAAGCCATTTTTAACCCCCAATTGTTACACCATAAGGGCACACCGTCCCGTATTGACAACCGGCGGGTACGGTCATCTGCCCAAGAAAAAACGGTGTCACAGGCTTTTATATTTTTATTTTTTACTAAGCTTATGACAAGTGGGGTGCTAAAATTACCATGAGAAAAAATGACAAAAGGGCGGTAAATAAATGAAGCCACTTTGATAATGGCGGTTTTACAACATTTGTTAAAATATGACGCTTATTGTCGCCTGCATGACTTAAATACCTTATTAGTATATGTTATCATTATTAGTATATGTTATCATTTAACTGCTATCAGAGATGTTCTCGACTTGTGATTTTTTTCCATACCAAGGGGCAAAAGGGGAGAAAAAAGATTGGAAAATCCTAAAATGACCGGCGTGAGGCAAATTTGGGGCAGTCTTAAGTTCAGGTTGATTTTTACCTTTTTAGCGGTGGCTTTAATACCTTTAATTGGAGCCTCATACTACAGCGTAACTAAATCTGAAGAAGTTTTGCAACAGCAGTTCGAAGCTCAAACCCAACGCCTATTGGAAACAAACTTAAGGGATGTTCTTACCGCCGAGCGAAATTTAATAGTGGAATTGTCTAAAAACCCATACATTACAGCAATGGACTACACCTTATCTGAGCCATATTTCCAGGGTTTTTTAAAAGACAACCCACAATACTCACACCTGCTGATTTGTGATTCAGAAGGCGTTGAAATAGCTCACTCTGAAGGGGAAGAGCATCACGGGGTTAGTATAGCGGACCGTGACTATTTTTATGTGCCCTGGGAGACCGGTGAACCGGTAATATCCGAGGCCACCTTTTCCCGAAGCACCGGCAGAAAAATTATTGGCTTGGGTGTACCGATATTCAATAATGACAATGAAAAGGTTGGCGTGCTGGTAGGATTTATTAAATTGGGGCATATTTCAGCAAGCATCAGCCAAAACAGTGTTACAGAGTCCGGTTATTCATTTATGGTTAACAAAGAAGGGTTTTATATCAGTCACCCCGATGAAAATAAGCTCTTGGTGGAAAATCCTTTCACCGATGCCAGTGATGACCGATTCAGAGAAGTGGCTGAAAAAATGATTGATCAGCAAACCGGTTTAGATCAAGTGCTTATCGACGGTGAAGAGATGGTAATTGCTTACGGCCCTGCCGGGTTAAACAACTGGTCCTTGGCCATGGTCAGCCCCGCAAGTGAAGTGTACGCAGTGGCCAACGGGTTAAAGGTGGATACATATAAAATACTGGCTTTAATTGCAGTATTGGTATTGGCGGTTGTAATGGTAGTTACCGGCAGAATAATGAAGCCAATTAATAGTTATATGCATTTAATTAATCAACGGGATTTTTCAAAGAGTATCCATGGCAGCGATGAATTGGGCCAGGCCTTTAATAAAATGGCGACTGAAATTAAAGGTTTGCTATCTAATATTAGCGGCGGCATTGACAATTTAAACACAGCATCTAACCAATTTAAAGAAGTATCGGTGCACTCTGCAGACGCCGCCAATGATGTTGCCTCTAAAGTTCAACAAATTGCTGAAGCTTCATTAACACAGCAGGAAAAAGTGCAAGAGGTATATACCTTTATTCATAATCTTAATGAACAGATTGTTAAAATTAAGGATGATTTAGATCTTACCAAAGATAATTCGGAGCATGCCTATTCATCTGCCCGTGATGGCCAGCAGTTGGTGGAAGCGATGGCTGTTTCCATTGATACCTTAGGGCGCAAAACCAATGAAATCAACAGTATTGTTGAAACCATCAGTAACATTGCAGAGCAGACAAACCTGTTGGCACTGAATGCAGCCATAGAAGCTGCCCGTGCCGGAGACCAGGGCAGAGGTTTTGCGGTGGTTGCTGAAGAGGTGAGGAAACTGGCTTCCCAAAGTGCTGAAGCCACCACTGAAATAAGTTCACTTTTACAAGAGATTAAAGCAGACGTTGGTAATGTGGTTAAGTTGGCAACCGCCGACAGCAGTGCAAATAACGTAGTAAAAGCCTTTGAAGAAATTCTGGATAAAACTCGGCTGGTATCTGATAATGTTCTTTCGGTGGTATCCGAGGCCCACGCCATTGAAAGGGAAAGCGAAGCCATTAAGTCAGAAATTAGTGCCGTTGCGGAATTGGCAGCAAACACCGCAGAGAGCGTGGAGGGCATAGCGGCCTATACCGAGGAACAGTCGGCCACCGTTGAAGAATTGTCCAGCTCTGCCGAGGAACTAAATGTCATGGCAGATAAGATGAAAAGTGTGGTTGATAAATTCAAATATTAAATCAGTAGAAAATAGAAATATATACTTGACACTAAGGTTGCCGTGCACATTTTTCTTGTATGACTGTGAGGGTTAAGAGCTGCTCTTAACCCTTTTTTACGCTTATTACTAGCTGGTTTAGTATATTTGCCGCTTATCTTATTGTCAGTTTTTAATACTTATAAAAGCAATTAAGAAAATAGACACTAGCAATAACACAGCTAAGCTATAAATAATAAGCCGGGTGTAAGCTGTAAGAATTTACAAATTTTGTATAATTCCCTTGACTTGCATTTTTAAAGGTAATACAATGTAAAATGAATTGCATGAAAACAATTGTATCAGTGACAATGAAAGGTGGTGGTCTTTTGCATATTAAAGGTACAGCAAGGCTTGATAGAAGAACTAAAAATCTGGTAAAGCGTCTGCAGCCCGGTGATATTGCAGTGATAAACCACCATGAGCTGGATAAGGTAGCTGCGCAGTCATTGGCCGGTGTTAAGGTTAAAGCTGTAATTAACGCTGCGCCCTCATTAAGTGCAGACTATCCCAACTTAGGTCCTTTAACCCTATTAGATTCTGGGATCCCTTTGATAGATGATGTAGGAGAAGACTTGTTCGAACTATTGGCCGAGGGCGATAAGATTGAGATAATAAATGATGAGATTTACCACGGCGGCAAGCTGATTGCTAAAGGAAAATTGTTAGATAGGGAATATGTTTGTAATGTAATGGAGCAATCTAAAAAGAATGTTAATGCAACACTATATAAATTTGTCCAAAATACGCTTGATTATGCACATAATGAAATAGATTTGATATGTAAAGACTTGCCGATACCCAAGGTTAATGTTGATTTTAATAACCGTCATACGCTAATTGTTGTGCGAGGGCATAATTATAAAGAAGATTTGGCGGCAATTAAATCATATATAGATGAAGTGAAACCCGTTTTAATAGGTGTTGATGGTGGTGCGGATGCACTGCTGGAGTTTGGCCATCAGCCTGACATTATTATTGGCGATATGGACAGCATTAGTAATTCCGCCCTTAAGTGTGGTGCAGAGCTAATTGTTCATGGCTACCCTGATGGACGCGCACCTGGCTTAGAACGGGTTCAAAATTTGGGTTTAAAGGCCCAGGTCTTTGCTGCCCGCGGTACCAGTGAAGATATTGCAATGCTGCTTGCTTACGAAAAGGGAACAGATTTAATAGTTGCTGTGGGTACACATTCAAACATGCTTGAGTTTCTGGAAAAGGGCCGTAAAGGTATGGCCAGTACCTTTTTAGTACGTCTAAAGGTGGGATCAATTCTTGTTGATGCCAAGGGCGTAAATAAATTATATAAAAACCCGTTAAAGGCCAGGTATCTTGCTCAAGTTGTACTGGCAGCCATGGTTCCCTTGGCTGTGGTAATGGTTATTGCCCCTCCCACAAGAGAACTATTAAGACTTATATATATCCAGTTCAGAATTTTATTAGGAATCTAGGGGGCGTTTTAAGTGATAATAGATTTCCGCTATCACGTGGTTACCCTTGTGGCGGTATTTTTAGCACTGGGCATAGGCATTATTATAGGTAGTGCTTTGTTAGGCAGCGAAGCTATTGTGCAACAACAAAGGGAAATGACTGACCGATTAGAAGCACAGCTGCAAGAAATACGCATGGAAAACAAAACGGTGCAGGCCCGTATTAATGAACTTGAGGTTGACGGGACCATACAAAAACAATTTGAAAAACAGGTGCTTCCGGTGCTTGTTTCCGGAAAACTTGCTGAGCAGAATGTGGTAATTATTGAAACCAATAATTATGGAATGAGGGATGAACTGTTAAGTACCTTGGAGATGGCCGGAGCCCAGGTATCATCCGTCACAACCCTGTTAAACGGCTTAAATCCCGGTGCCCAAGGTGATGAATTAAGGTCAAGTCTGGGATTGGAAGAAGGGGATGAAGGCCGGATCACTGAGCAATTGGCCCGGCTCATTGCCGAAGGAATAGTGACAGGGGATAAACAAGCAGCCTTTAATACTTTAGCCCAGTCGGATATGATAAAGAATGTCGGTGAATACGGGGTACCCCTTAATGCGGTGATAATTATCGGCGGAAGCCACGATGAATCCTTGGTAAAAACAGATGTAATAGATAATGTAATGATAAGTTACTTTTTAGACAAGGGCATCCCTGTGTTTGGCTTGGAAGATTCAAATGCAACCATTTCATATATGGAAGAGTATCAAAAGTTTAACATTAGCACCGTTGACAACATAGATACTGTACCTGGCCAACTGGCGCTGGTGATGGCAATGTCCGGAAAATCCGGACACTATGGGGTAAAACCCACAGCCCAGAGGCTGCTGCCCACACTGGAATAACGGGGAGTATTTGTTATGATGGATACAAAAGTTGTGTCGGTGGTTATACCGGCTTATAATGAAGGGACGCGCATTTACCAAACAGTCTTAGGTGCTATCAAAATACCGGAAGTTAATGAAGTGGTGGTTGTGGATGATGCCTCCCAGGATGATACCGCTGTAAAGGCCCAGCAGGCCGGCGCCCGGGTGATTAGGCTAAAGAAGAATCTGGGCAAGGGCGGAGCCTTAACCCGGGGTGTTCAGGAGGCAAGCGGAGATATTATTTTGCTCTTAGACGGTGATTTAGGGGAAACCTCTTATTATGGCCGGGAGCTGCTGCTTCCGGTATTAGAAGGGGCAGCTGATATGACGGTGGCAAAATTTCCGCCGTCAAATAAAAAGG
This genomic interval carries:
- a CDS encoding methyl-accepting chemotaxis protein produces the protein MENPKMTGVRQIWGSLKFRLIFTFLAVALIPLIGASYYSVTKSEEVLQQQFEAQTQRLLETNLRDVLTAERNLIVELSKNPYITAMDYTLSEPYFQGFLKDNPQYSHLLICDSEGVEIAHSEGEEHHGVSIADRDYFYVPWETGEPVISEATFSRSTGRKIIGLGVPIFNNDNEKVGVLVGFIKLGHISASISQNSVTESGYSFMVNKEGFYISHPDENKLLVENPFTDASDDRFREVAEKMIDQQTGLDQVLIDGEEMVIAYGPAGLNNWSLAMVSPASEVYAVANGLKVDTYKILALIAVLVLAVVMVVTGRIMKPINSYMHLINQRDFSKSIHGSDELGQAFNKMATEIKGLLSNISGGIDNLNTASNQFKEVSVHSADAANDVASKVQQIAEASLTQQEKVQEVYTFIHNLNEQIVKIKDDLDLTKDNSEHAYSSARDGQQLVEAMAVSIDTLGRKTNEINSIVETISNIAEQTNLLALNAAIEAARAGDQGRGFAVVAEEVRKLASQSAEATTEISSLLQEIKADVGNVVKLATADSSANNVVKAFEEILDKTRLVSDNVLSVVSEAHAIERESEAIKSEISAVAELAANTAESVEGIAAYTEEQSATVEELSSSAEELNVMADKMKSVVDKFKY
- the steA gene encoding putative cytokinetic ring protein SteA, which gives rise to MHIKGTARLDRRTKNLVKRLQPGDIAVINHHELDKVAAQSLAGVKVKAVINAAPSLSADYPNLGPLTLLDSGIPLIDDVGEDLFELLAEGDKIEIINDEIYHGGKLIAKGKLLDREYVCNVMEQSKKNVNATLYKFVQNTLDYAHNEIDLICKDLPIPKVNVDFNNRHTLIVVRGHNYKEDLAAIKSYIDEVKPVLIGVDGGADALLEFGHQPDIIIGDMDSISNSALKCGAELIVHGYPDGRAPGLERVQNLGLKAQVFAARGTSEDIAMLLAYEKGTDLIVAVGTHSNMLEFLEKGRKGMASTFLVRLKVGSILVDAKGVNKLYKNPLKARYLAQVVLAAMVPLAVVMVIAPPTRELLRLIYIQFRILLGI
- a CDS encoding copper transporter, whose translation is MIIDFRYHVVTLVAVFLALGIGIIIGSALLGSEAIVQQQREMTDRLEAQLQEIRMENKTVQARINELEVDGTIQKQFEKQVLPVLVSGKLAEQNVVIIETNNYGMRDELLSTLEMAGAQVSSVTTLLNGLNPGAQGDELRSSLGLEEGDEGRITEQLARLIAEGIVTGDKQAAFNTLAQSDMIKNVGEYGVPLNAVIIIGGSHDESLVKTDVIDNVMISYFLDKGIPVFGLEDSNATISYMEEYQKFNISTVDNIDTVPGQLALVMAMSGKSGHYGVKPTAQRLLPTLE
- a CDS encoding glycosyltransferase family 2 protein, giving the protein MMDTKVVSVVIPAYNEGTRIYQTVLGAIKIPEVNEVVVVDDASQDDTAVKAQQAGARVIRLKKNLGKGGALTRGVQEASGDIILLLDGDLGETSYYGRELLLPVLEGAADMTVAKFPPSNKKAGFGLVKGLARRGIKHFAALEVEAPLSGQRAMTRAVVNDVVPFASGYGVEVGLTIKVARLGYRVIEVPVPMAHAETGRNWAGFKHRGKQFIHVAKELAICMFRYSKMPGG